The sequence below is a genomic window from Arthrobacter sp. U41.
GAAGTCCTGGTTGGGGGTTCCCCGGGTGATGGATGTCCGAGTCAGGCCGGGGGCCAGGGTGGTGACGGTGAGGGACTCCGGGAGGCCTGGAGCACCCAGATCGAGTTTGGCGGACGGGTCTGGGGTGACGGCAGCAGCGTGGAGTGCGGTGCCCGGCGCCGTCGTGGAGGCACCGGCGGGGGCAAGGAAAGCAACCGGCAGGGTCACGGCCAGGGCGGCGATGGCAGCATTGCGGAAACGATGATTGGGTGTGATCATGATCGAGACGCTACGGTGCCGGGGGACGCGGGTTTCAACGCACACGCCGCAATTCACGGTGTCTTCGCCATGTGTTCACGGCGGATCCAACACTCACTTCGGTGTTGTTGGCGTAGCCGTCCGCCAGTCTCGCGAACTATAGGTCATACTACATCTGCTTTGCGGTTCCCGTTTTTCGAGGAAACGTGCTCAAAAATGTCTCACGAACCCGGTACAGATTGTTGTCTCAGATGCCCTCAAGGAAACCCGGACCCGAGCTGTCACGAAGCTCGGTAAGACGGCATCTCCACCTCAGACCACGCAAGCGAAGGGGCCGAAACGCTCGGATTGGTCATCCCCAGGCTTAAGTAACGGCGCAACGCAGAGCCTTGGGTGCCCCACTTCTGCAAGGGCGGCCAGTGAGTGTCGGGTCATGCAGCTACGTACCCGTTTGCTTATGAGATGTTCGGAAAGGAGGAACGAACAGCCATGACTCATGTCCACTCCCAAACTGTGCAATGCCACCTCGGTGGGTATCTGATAGCAGTCGTCACCGACGCTTCGGAGAACATTAGGCCAGAGCGGAGCCATCACGTGCAGCGTGAAACTGTCGTTGCCCGCACTGTCACGGCAGACGTTTGGGCCGGCAACAAAATGGGCAAAATCAGGGTGTGTGCACAGTGTGCACACCCTGAGCTTCGGATCGGATCGTATATCGGCCGGACTGGGCCGGACTGCGGAGGTTTTCGGGGGAGTGGCGGGAATTCAAGTGCTGGAACCTGGGGTGACCGTGGTCGGCGACGGACGTCGTCGGTGAACGCCCACGCGGCCGGATCGGGGGAGGGCGAGGGTGCGCGGGACCTGGCTCCCGCAGAGCACGAGTTCAGCCTCAATCATGCTCGACAGGACAGGTGAGCGCGGGATTTCCGGGGCCATAAAACACCACGTGGATCCGGTATTCGTTGTCGTTTTCCGCCAACGGCGGGGAGAGCGCAGAGGCGCCGGTTATCGGCTGGACCACGAGTTCGACCAATCCGGCAACCGAGTGGACGGAGCGGCGAAATGAGAGGGACCCGGTCCTGTCAGAAGCCGTGTCTCACGGCTTGAGAGGTGGAATCCCGGCTTTTTCGGGGGTCTCTCCTTTCGCCCTGGAGCCCTTCCATAGATGATGGGAGCGGTGGCTGCTTTCGGCATGCAGCACTAAGACGGGGCAGTCCGCGTGGGCAACACATGCAGAGCTCACGGAGCCGAGGTGCATGCCCAGGAAACCCCCATGGCCCCGGCGTCCAACCACCAGCAATGAAGCGCCGGCCGCCGCTTCCACGAGCTTCGCCGCAGCCGGTCCGCGGACCAGCTGCGAGGTGAGTCTTTCCGGAGTCTCCTCACCGAACGCCTTTTCCAGGGCGTCCGCAAGAGTCTTCGCCGCAGCCGCTTCAAACCGGGCGAAATCGGGTGGGACATATCCGGCGTAAATCTCCGGAAAATCCCAACAGGCAATAGCGACGATGGTGGCGTTCAGGGCCGGCGCCAGCTGCGCCCCCAGACGGAGCGCCTGGATGGACGATTCCGAACCGTCCACCCCGACAAGGACTTTCGCTTCCGCATCCATGATCATTCTCCTTCGAAGGTGAATCCCCTGGTTGTTCCTAGTTTGCAGCTCCCGCTGGTGGTAGCTGTGTGCCGAGCATATGCGCACCCGCAGGCGAACGGAACTGCCTACGGATGTTTGTCGGGATGAGTCGGGCATGACATCTTCGACAATGCCCGTCGTGTCGGCATAGGTCATTGTCGATATGAACGTCCACCGCCCTTCCGGCCAGGGATACCCGTTCCCCCGTGCGGCGCATCCCTGGGATTGCGGCGCGCCTGTTATCTATCCCTTGCTACGCGTTCTTTGCGGGTGGGTGGGGCTATTTCTTCAGTGATTGGACGATCGTGGCCATGTGTTGTCGGCCAAGGTGCTGGCGCCGCCCACTTCCCTCCGCGATGTCCTTGAGCAGCCAACATGATTTTGCCCGAGCGGGTCTTGGGCAGTTCGGGCACTATCAGGATGGTCTTGGGCTTGGCGTTCGGCACGGTCTCTTTGCTGACGTGGTCCCGGAGCTCCTGGACGATCGCGTCCCCGGTGCCCGCGGCGTTGCCGCTCAGGATGACCCCACCCGGTCACAGGGCGCATGTACCGCGGGCCTATGCAAAACCGGAGGTCAGGTGTTGTTCCGTTCGGGTCGGGCCCGGTAACTTTTCTGTCCTGACAAGAATACGGCGGCCATGGTGAGGGTGGTGGCGGCTGCGGTGAAGAGCAGGGCCTGGGGGTAGCCAATGGTCGGGGCTATGAGGGCCAGCAGGAATGGTACCGCCAGTCCGGAGTAGGCGAGGCTGTAGAACAAGGCGATTAGCGCGCCCAGCTGCTCGGGCGCAGCGATTTCCTCGACCTCCCGCAGCCCGACAATAAGGCATATTCCATAGCCCGCCCCTAGTATTAGGGCCGCCGTGGCCGCGGTGGCAATCCCGGGGAAGGCGGTGGCGAACGCTGCCGCGGCGCAGCCCGCAGCCACAATGCCAAGGCCTGTTACCGCGGCGGTGGTGCTGCCGCGGGCCGCCCCGGCCTCGTACAGGCGCCGGCCCAGACGCTGGGAGACCACGCCCGCGGCGAGGGCACCGGCGGCGAGCAGTCCGGGAAAAGCCACACCGAGTACACCCGTGGGTCCGGTTCCGTGCCCCGGAAGGGTGGTGAAGACCAGCGTGACGCTGCCGAAAACCCAAGGCCCAAGCGGCACAACCACGAGGCGGAACCGCGCCGAGGAGGCCGACGGCGGCAGCAAAGGACCCGGAGGATCTGATTTCCTGGCACCTGACACAGTCTCCCGGGCGCGCGGGAGCATCAGCAGGGCACTCCCGGCCAGGGCCAGGTGCACAATGTAGGGCAGGACCTGCGGCGCCGGCCCCCACTGCGCCAACGGACCGGCCACGAGCGGGCCGATACCGAACCCCGCTGTCAGCGCCAGCGCCGCCCGGCGTGCGCCGGCACCGGCACGTTCGTCTCCGGAGAGCTCCTTTACCCAGGCGGTGCCGGCCGTGAAGACCGTTCCGGAGACCAGCCCGGTCAGCAGCCTGCCTGCGTACAGCCCGGCCGTACCCCACTGCCCGGTCATCAAGACGGCTGTAGCCAGCAACGACAGTGCGGTGAAGGCCAGTAACACTGGACGCCGTCCCCGTCTGTCGCTGATCCTTCCGCCGAAGATCAGACCAGGGATCAGGCCCAAAGCGTAGACGCCGAACACGGCGGTCGCATCCGCGTCCGTGAGGGCGAGGGTGCGGCGGTAGAGCGCGAGCAGGGGAACGAACTGGTTCGCCCCGTAACCGGCGGCGAACATCGCAAGGGCCGGCCACCGCCATTGTCCCCTCACGGACGCGGCGTCACGGCGCGGTCTCCTGCAGCGAGGGTCTTCGCCAACAAGGGGGTCAGAGGCTGGAATGGCCGGCAAGGGCTTCCTCCAGGGCGCCTTTGCGGGCCAAAAGCGTCCGGTCCACTCTGGCTGGGTCCTCACCACCGCGTTCCCGCACCGCCGCGGCTACCTCGTCCAGGGGACCGCGCCGTCGGCTCACGAGCTTGAGTCTGACCGAACGTGCGGCCAGCTGCAATGCCAGCGTCGCACCGCTACCGCCGCCGGGCCCCGTGGGCAGAATTGAACGGTCTTGCAGATCCATCGAGCGTCCCGTCAGAAAGCAAACAATAGTATGTGGTGTACGCGGCCCGGTCGCCGCAGGGACTGGGCCCGAAAGCCACAACCCCTGCCTGGGCGCCGGCATTTCTTCGCCTTCGAAAGCCACGGAGCTCATCGTTACCTCCCGTGGTCAATCCGTTGTCTCGCACAATGGTGGAATTTCTGAGGCCCGTATCGATTTGGGCAGCCCGGAGTAACGCGTTGGAGGACCTAGTGAGCCTGCCCAGGTGTTGTCCCCGGGCTTTGCAGACAAGGATACTGTGTGCCAACGGACGAGGCCGTCTTTGTCAACGTGAATGAGGCCAGTGAGTCAGGCGGCCTCGTTTGTTGTGGTCCTCCCGGCTGGATTGGCAGGGGCTATGAGTGCCGGGCCGACGACAACTGCTCGGACCAGCTCCGGTCTGGTCCTGGCGGTGCTGGCGGCCAGCCAGTTCCTGATGACTGTCGACAGTTCGGTGATGAATGTTTCGATGGCGGCCGTGGCCGCGGACCTCGGCACGACGATCACCGGCATCCAAACGGCCATTACCCTGTAAACGCTCGTCATGGCCTCACTGATGATCACCGGAGGCAAGGTAGGAACCATCTTGGGCCGCCGTCGCGCGTTTGCCCTCGGCCTGATCATCTATGCCGCCGGTTCGCTGACGACGGCGCTTGCGCCAGACCTTGGGGTGCTGCTTCTGGGCTGGTCCCTTCTGGAAGGCGACGGTGCAGCACTCGTTATGCCCGCGGTCGTCTCGCTTGTTGCGGCCAATTTCCCGCCCGAACGCCGTGCCGGGGCATAACGGGCTGGTGGCTGCAGCAGGTGCCATGGCCGTCGCTGCAGGTCCGATCATTGGCGGCAGTGACCACCTTTGCATCCTGGCGATATGTATTCGTCGGAGAAGTCATCATCGTGCTGACCATCCTGCCGGTCCTGCGCAGGGTCGAAGACGACCCACCGGCCAGGGTCAGGCTCGATTACTGGGGCTCTGCATTGTCGATAGTCGGACTGGGCATGATTGTCTACGGTGTGCTTCGTTCGGGTGAATGGGGCTGGGTGCAGCCCAAGCCCGGCGCGCCAACGGTCCTCGGCCTCTCCCCGGCGGTGTGGCTGCTCATCGGCGGGCTCAGCGTGTTCTTCGCTCAATTCCTCATTCAGGCTGGCGTGTTCTTCACCATCCCACTGTTCCTGTCGGTGGTGTTGGAGCGCTGGGGGCACTGTCGTCCCAGCTGGGGGCCATCACGGTTTCCGCGGTGCCGGACTCGCAGAGCGCGGAGGTCGGCGGGCTCCAGAACACGGCCACCAACCTCGGGCCTCCCTGGGGACCGCCCTGATCGGGTCGGTCCTCATTGCCACGTAGAGCGCCTCGTTCATGGACCCGTCCTCGCACGCTGCGCAGGCCGCCAATGCTGACAAGCCACGATAGGCTCTGGGCCTGCTGCGTCGTTGGGCAGCCGGTGACCGAGTGCGGAGTGACGACGGCGGCCGTTAAAGGCTCTCGTAGCGGCCGGCCGCAGTTCAGGCACCGCTGGCAGCAGTCGTGGAACCGGCCTCGATGACACACCGCCGGCTGCTGTTCCAAGTCATTGGATGACGGGTTTGAAAAGCGCGGCCCCTTCATCGGTTGTGAGTCGTTTATTACGGCGCGGTTTGGTGTCCGGTACGGATATGCCGTTATGTGGCGTGTACTGACCATCCCGAGCGGCCGAGAGACCTGGATCGATGACGCCGCAGCAACCCTGGTCACCGGGACCTTCCGTGGGTTCCGGTGATAACAAGGGGCAAAGCCGTGGGACGCGGTCTGACCTCGCAGGCCAGACCGGAAGGCTTGCTCCGTAGGGTGCTACCGCCAGGACCGATGGAGTGATCTGATGAACGCAGTGTCTGTCCCCGCGCCCGCCGCCGACCTGGCGGTGACGGTGCCCCGGCCCTGGATGAAACCGGTGCGTGCCGCCGGTTCCTGGCAGGGCTCAATGACGACCGAAGTCCAGGTGCGGAAGTTTAGCTTCCGCACAGACGAGCCCATTGCGGTGGGCGGCACCAACCAGGCCCCCACTCCGATGGAGGTCGTCGCCGGAGCGGTGAACGGCTGCATCACGGTCGTCATTGAGACGGTCGCCAAGGAACTGGGCATCAGGCTCGAGCAAGTAGAAACCGAATCTGTTGCCTTCATGGATTCTCGCGGTTTCCACGGCACTGCCGAGGTGTCGCCGCATTTCCATGACTACACTCTCCGGATCCGGGTAGTGACGCCGGAACCAAAGGCCTCGCTCGCCGGCTTCCGAGCACAGGTGGAAAAACGCTGCCCCGCGCTGAACCTTCTCCGTGATGCCGGCGTTCCCGTGGACCTGCTCTGGGAATTCTCCGTGGGGCCGCTTCCAGCCGTGGAGGCCAGCGAATGACCGCCCCCGGACTCTGGACGATCGGCCTGGCAGTCGGGTACACCCTGCTCCTTGCCATCGGTGGGCGCTATGTTCAGCGCCGGGCGGCCGCGGGGGAAGGCAACGGAGGCTTTTTCGTCGGCGGCCGCACGTTCAGCCCGTGGACCGTGGCTTTCTGCATCACCGGACTGTTTTCCGGCTCCTCCTATATCGCCATCATGGAGCTCAGCTACAGGACGGGAATTTCAGCGGTCTGGTATGGCGTGGCCGAAACGGTCCAGGTCTTGCTGATAGCGCTGCTCCTGGTGAAACCATTGCGCGAGAAGCTGGTCGTGACCGTAACGGGGATTATCGGTGACCGTTTTGGGCGGGCGGCGCAGGCCGTCGCTGGCATCATTACGGCATTCACCTTTCCCATGTGGTCTGTCGCCACAGCCATCGCCTTCGCCTCGGCCCTCCACGCCTTCACCGACCTGTCAATCTACGCCTCTATCATCGTCACGGCTGTGCTTCTGCTGGTCTTCCTCTGGTCTGGCGGGATGAGGGCCGTCGCCTTCACCCAGACCATGAACTGTTTCGTCTTCGTCGCCATGTTGATTGTTGGGGTGGCAGCGTTCCTGATCAATCCGGGCTTTGCAGGGCTCCGCCACCTCGCCCTTGAACGGCCGGGAATGCTTGATCTTTACGGCGCCGGTCCCACCCTCATCGCTGCCTGGTTCGGGACCTTCATCGTGAACGTGATCTTGGCCCAAGCCGCTTTTCAAATGACGATGTCGTGCCGGACGCCGGAGGAGGGACGCAAGGGTCTATTCATGGCCGCGAGCTTTGGCATCCCGCTGATCGTCGTCGGCGTTCTGCTGGGCACCGCAGCCGCCGTCGTCGTACCTAATCAGAACCTGCCCCTGGTGGCGGTTCCCGTCTATATCGCGCAGGTTCTTCCCGCGCCGCTTGCCGGCGTCTTCTTCTTAGGAATATGGGCCTGCGCTCTCGGCTGGGCGGGACCTTGCCAGTTCTCCGGCGCCACCAGCCTGGGCCGCGATGTGGGAAGCGCGTTGCGCCCGCGCGCCAGCGAACAGGATTTGATCCGTTACACCCGCTGGTCCCTGGTCCTGCTGACTGTCCTGATGATCGTTTTCGCTTTCCTGCGCACAGAACAGTCCGCTTGGTGGAACGTTCTGGCCTGGACTCTTCGCAACGGTGCGACTTTGGCGCCGGTTCTTGCAGCGTTCTTCTGGCCGCTGGCAACTCGCCGCGCGGCACTTGCGGCCATGCTTGTTGGCTTTGCGGCAGGTTTGATTTGGTACCAGCTGGGTGGATGGTCTCCGAGTAAGTTCCACCTTGGGATCCATCCGGTCTGGGTCGGGATGTCGCTGAACGTGGTGGTCCTGATCGGGGTCACCTTGGGCAGCGTTCGCTGGCGGGTCACGGGAAATGCCGTGCGGAGGCGGCGCGGATTTGTTGCCGCTGTGCTCTGCCTGGCCGTCATCGGGACGGCCGGTCTCAACGCGCCGTTGCTCGGGTCCTCCGGGTTTTTGGGGCTGGTGGCCTTCGTCGTCGTCGTTCTCGGAGCGATTGCCACGTTCTTGCTAACGCAGGCATCTGAGAGGCAGCAGGACAACGACATTCCAGCGAACAACGAACGTCGGGTCACCGTTTAGCTGACACAGGCCGCTGGCGAGGCCGTGCATGCGGAACCCCGGATCGCTCGCCGCTCAACAGCGGTCGGGCCGATGGGCGTTTCGGTGAACTGGTCCCGGGCCGCGGGTGAGCTGCCGCGGAGATCTCGGGATGTGCACCCTCTTAAAGATGATGTTCGTCATAACGGAATCAAAAGTCGAAGCCCCTCCAGCATTGCTGATGGGGCTTCCCCTTTGCCCTGACAGCCCGGCGTCAGCCGCGGCAGCCTGCCGCACCGGCCCACGCACACTCAGCCAAAGCCATAGAAACGGGGCCGCATCGCCCCAGCCGGGGTCGGGTACTCCGCCGACCTGGTTTGGTTGGTCAGTCATGATCTTCCTTCTGTTGTCGGGGGACAACCGCCGCCGGTCTGCCGGTATCCGCCGTCCTGGGCGCCTGCACACCGACTACCGCCACTCGCTGGACCTGCAAAACCCTTTGCCGCCGCCCTTCCTGCAGTCGTCGTCGGCCGCGACATCGACGACATCAACATCGATCGGCTCGCCGGTTCCAGCCACACAACCGAAGGTTTCTGGGCAGCCCCGAGGGCGGATATGGCTGAAGCTGATAGCAGTGGGACGTCGTTACATGCAGCGGGCAAGATCGACCGCACTTCTGCTACAACTGAAGAACCGCTGCCAACGAAAGGGCCGCCTCATCATGAGCAAGACCGCCGTGATCGACGCTGAAGTCCCCGCATCGGCACCGGCCGGTGAGCCGGCCGCTACCGGCAGCCACCAGGTCTGCGTGCGGCGTGCACGTTTGCACCCGTGATGACCACCAACGATACCCATGGAGTCCGGCGCCGCCCCATTCGGCTGCTCGCGGGCCTTGTCCTGCTTGGGATGCTCGCGTCAGTTCTGGTCCTCCTCGGGCCCGGCTTGCTCAACGGCTTGCTCGCCGAGGACGGTCCGCTGCGAGGGGGCCCGGCATGCACGGTCGAAACCGCGGAGGGAAAGATCGAGCTCCACCGCGAGGAGGCGCAGCTGGCCACGACGGCGGTGGCGCTCATGGCCCGTGGGGCAGAGGCACCGGACACTTCCGGCATCGACCAAGCGGTATTACAGCGGCTGGCCGACGGGCCACCCGGAGACGCCGGTGCCAGCCTGAGCTGTCGGGGACAAGCCTCCAGCGACCTTAGGGAGGAGCAGCCGGGTGCCACCGGTCTGACACCCCGCGCCCAGCAGTTGCTCGAGGCCATGACCGGGGTGTTCGACAAACAGAGCCTGGGCGGGTACGCGCCGGGCGGCGTCGGCCAGGGGCACGGAGCGGACTCGACACACTATGACGGCCGGGCGATCGACATCTTCTTCCGCCCGGTGACGGAGGAGAACCGGCGTGAGGGGTGGATACTGGCCCACTGGCTCGTGGCTCATGCCGGGGACCAGGACATCCAGTTCGTTATCTTCGACGACCGGTTCTGGAGCGCGCGCAGCTCCCGGGGTCAGTGGCAGGACTACGCCGCGCCTGACCCCGGTAACGAGATCCTGCGTCACCTCGACCACGTGCACGTGGATGTGCTGGGCGGCCGTGCTGAGTGAGGGGAAGACCTGCCGCCCGGCGCCGGGCGGTGATCCCGGGTTTCCTCAGTCGTGCGGCGGACGCCATGAAACTGGTGATGGGCGGGTGCCCGTGCCGCGGGCCCGCAAGGGGATTTGTCGAAAATATAGTAGGAAGTCCTAGTAATTAGCGGGACTTCAGACTACATTGAGTCAAAATCTATACTTCGGAGGACTGGGTATGTTTGAACTCAACGAGGACCAGCAGGCGCTGGTCCAGATGGTGCGCGAATTCGCCAACGAGGCCCTTGCGCCGAACGCCGCGAAATGGGACGAGACCAAACACTTTCCCGTGGACGTGCTGCGCGAAGCAGGCGCCTTGGGCATGGGCAGCATCTACGTCCAGGAGGAATTCGGCGGCTCCGGCCTCACGCGCAGCGACGCGGTGCTGATCTTCGAGGAACTGGCCAAGGCCGATCCGACGATTGCCGCATACATCTCCATCCACAACATGGTGGTATGGATGATTGACTCGTTCGGCAACGACGAGCAGCGCGCCCAGTGGGTCCCGCAGCTCGCCTCCATGGAGGCGCTGGGCAGCTACTGCCTGACCGAACCCGGCGCCGGATCCGACGCCGCAGCGCTGAGCACCAAGGCAGTGCGCGACGGCGAGGACTACGTGCTGAACGGCGTCAAACAATTCATCTCCGGGGCGGGAACATCCAGCTACTACATCGTGATGGCCCGTACGGCCAACACCGGAAACCGCGGCATCACTGCCATCGTCGTGCCGGCGGACGCGCCTGGTCTCTCGTTCGGGGCGAACGAGAAAAAGATGGGTTGGAACGCCCAGCCAACCCGCCAGGTGATTTTCGACAATGTCAGGGTTCCGGTGGCCAACCGTCTCGGTGAGGAAGGCAGCGGTTTTGGAAGCGCGATGAAGGGACTCAACGGAGGCCGCATCAACATGGGTGCGTGCTCCCTGGGCGGTGGCCAGACCGCCCTGGATAAATCGGTGGCATACCTCAAGGAACGACAGGCGTTCGGCGGCCCGCTGATCAACCAGCAGGCGCTGCTGTTCCAGCTGGCGGACATGGAAACCGAACTGGTCACCGCACGGACGCTGCTCTGGCGGGCAGCGGACGCACTGGACCGCGGCGCCCCCGACGCCGTCAAGCTCTGCGCCATGGCCAAACAGGTCGCCACGGATGCCGGGTTCAACGTCGCCAACAGCGCCATTCAGCTGCACGGGGGCTACGGCTACCTCTCCGAATACGGTCTGGAAAAGATTGCCCGTGACCTGCGGGTCCACCAGATCCTCGAAGGCAGTAACGAGATCATGCGCATGATCGTCGGGCGCATCGTGGCCGGCACCTAGACCGGGAAAACGATGCCAGTCTGCTGCGCCGGGCCGGCCGGCGGACGAGGGACCCTCTTCAGACAGTCCCTAGGCGAACGTTCCGACGTCGGGCTACCGGGGCGTGTGACGGGTGAAGACCAGATGGACAACCCCGGATAGAGAAGGTGTCGCCTCGATGTCGAAGCGTTGTTCGAGTCCTTCGAGTCCATCCCAGAGCCGTTCGCCCCGGCCCAGGACAATCGGGACGAGGACGATGTGCATGTGGTCGATGAGATCAACCTCGAGGAACTGCCGAACCGTGCCGACGCCGCCGCCGATCCGGACGTCGAGGTCGCCAGCCAGGGCCCGCGCCCGCTCGAGCGCGGAGGCGGGGTCGGCGTCCACGAAATGGAAGGTTGTTCCGCCTTCCATCTCCAGGACCGGCCGGGGATGGTGGGTCAGGACGACGACAGGGGTGTGGAAGACGGGGTTATCGCCCCACCATCCTTTCCATTCCTCGTCCTCCCAGGGACCGCGTTGAGGGCCGAACTTGTTGCGCCCCATGATCTCCACACCGATCCCGGGCCCCCACGCGCTGGCGAACGCCTCGTCGACGCCGAAGGATCCCTCCGACTCCCCGTGGAAGCCCATCTCGCGGAAGGTGCGCGTCTCGAAAGCCCACTCCATGAGCCGTGAGCCTGCGTGACCGAACGGAGCGTCGAGTTGCTGGCCCTCGCCGGTGCCGAAGCCGTCGAGGGAGACCGAGAAGTTATGCACGCGGACGAGGGACATGTCATCTCCTGAAGTGCTTGTCGTTCGCCATTACTGTATGGCGACCGCAGCCAACGACTCAAGACCCGGCGATGGATGTGGCGGGTTCTGCGGCCAGGAGGGT
It includes:
- a CDS encoding dihydrofolate reductase family protein, translating into MSLVRVHNFSVSLDGFGTGEGQQLDAPFGHAGSRLMEWAFETRTFREMGFHGESEGSFGVDEAFASAWGPGIGVEIMGRNKFGPQRGPWEDEEWKGWWGDNPVFHTPVVVLTHHPRPVLEMEGGTTFHFVDADPASALERARALAGDLDVRIGGGVGTVRQFLEVDLIDHMHIVLVPIVLGRGERLWDGLEGLEQRFDIEATPSLSGVVHLVFTRHTPR
- a CDS encoding sodium:solute symporter family protein, which translates into the protein MTAPGLWTIGLAVGYTLLLAIGGRYVQRRAAAGEGNGGFFVGGRTFSPWTVAFCITGLFSGSSYIAIMELSYRTGISAVWYGVAETVQVLLIALLLVKPLREKLVVTVTGIIGDRFGRAAQAVAGIITAFTFPMWSVATAIAFASALHAFTDLSIYASIIVTAVLLLVFLWSGGMRAVAFTQTMNCFVFVAMLIVGVAAFLINPGFAGLRHLALERPGMLDLYGAGPTLIAAWFGTFIVNVILAQAAFQMTMSCRTPEEGRKGLFMAASFGIPLIVVGVLLGTAAAVVVPNQNLPLVAVPVYIAQVLPAPLAGVFFLGIWACALGWAGPCQFSGATSLGRDVGSALRPRASEQDLIRYTRWSLVLLTVLMIVFAFLRTEQSAWWNVLAWTLRNGATLAPVLAAFFWPLATRRAALAAMLVGFAAGLIWYQLGGWSPSKFHLGIHPVWVGMSLNVVVLIGVTLGSVRWRVTGNAVRRRRGFVAAVLCLAVIGTAGLNAPLLGSSGFLGLVAFVVVVLGAIATFLLTQASERQQDNDIPANNERRVTV
- a CDS encoding MFS transporter, producing the protein MRGQWRWPALAMFAAGYGANQFVPLLALYRRTLALTDADATAVFGVYALGLIPGLIFGGRISDRRGRRPVLLAFTALSLLATAVLMTGQWGTAGLYAGRLLTGLVSGTVFTAGTAWVKELSGDERAGAGARRAALALTAGFGIGPLVAGPLAQWGPAPQVLPYIVHLALAGSALLMLPRARETVSGARKSDPPGPLLPPSASSARFRLVVVPLGPWVFGSVTLVFTTLPGHGTGPTGVLGVAFPGLLAAGALAAGVVSQRLGRRLYEAGAARGSTTAAVTGLGIVAAGCAAAAFATAFPGIATAATAALILGAGYGICLIVGLREVEEIAAPEQLGALIALFYSLAYSGLAVPFLLALIAPTIGYPQALLFTAAATTLTMAAVFLSGQKSYRARPERNNT
- a CDS encoding universal stress protein, which translates into the protein MDAEAKVLVGVDGSESSIQALRLGAQLAPALNATIVAIACWDFPEIYAGYVPPDFARFEAAAAKTLADALEKAFGEETPERLTSQLVRGPAAAKLVEAAAGASLLVVGRRGHGGFLGMHLGSVSSACVAHADCPVLVLHAESSHRSHHLWKGSRAKGETPEKAGIPPLKP
- a CDS encoding acyl-CoA dehydrogenase family protein; its protein translation is MFELNEDQQALVQMVREFANEALAPNAAKWDETKHFPVDVLREAGALGMGSIYVQEEFGGSGLTRSDAVLIFEELAKADPTIAAYISIHNMVVWMIDSFGNDEQRAQWVPQLASMEALGSYCLTEPGAGSDAAALSTKAVRDGEDYVLNGVKQFISGAGTSSYYIVMARTANTGNRGITAIVVPADAPGLSFGANEKKMGWNAQPTRQVIFDNVRVPVANRLGEEGSGFGSAMKGLNGGRINMGACSLGGGQTALDKSVAYLKERQAFGGPLINQQALLFQLADMETELVTARTLLWRAADALDRGAPDAVKLCAMAKQVATDAGFNVANSAIQLHGGYGYLSEYGLEKIARDLRVHQILEGSNEIMRMIVGRIVAGT
- a CDS encoding MFS transporter, which gives rise to MASLMITGGKVGTILGRRRAFALGLIIYAAGSLTTALAPDLGVLLLGWSLLEGDGAALVMPAVVSLVAANFPPERRAGA
- a CDS encoding OsmC family protein; protein product: MNAVSVPAPAADLAVTVPRPWMKPVRAAGSWQGSMTTEVQVRKFSFRTDEPIAVGGTNQAPTPMEVVAGAVNGCITVVIETVAKELGIRLEQVETESVAFMDSRGFHGTAEVSPHFHDYTLRIRVVTPEPKASLAGFRAQVEKRCPALNLLRDAGVPVDLLWEFSVGPLPAVEASE